From the genome of Mixophyes fleayi isolate aMixFle1 chromosome 2, aMixFle1.hap1, whole genome shotgun sequence, one region includes:
- the CD63 gene encoding CD63 antigen — translation MAVEGGMKCVKYLVFIFNLLFWFCGIALIALGIYVQIHLNSSLIIKNASSSGPAIVLIAVGVVIFFISFFGCCGAAKENYCMVTTFAVLLALVFLVEVAAAIAGYIFRDKVQDAFKDAFVDGMGKYNTSAEVMRGIDDLQREFKCCGAANYTDWKSYAPYKDRTDVPDSCCVTFSVGCGKNISNIYTTGCAGSIDSWFRTNVGIVAGVALGIAFFELLGVIFACCLMKGIRSGYEVM, via the exons TTCTGTGGCATTGCTCTCATAGCCCTGGGAATCTACGTGCAGATCCATCTGAACAGCTCACTGATTATCAAAAATGCCTCCTCCTCCGGCCCCGCCATTGTTCTTATTGCAGTGGGAGTCGTCATCTTCTTTATCTCCTTCTTTGGCTGCTGTGGGGCTGCGAAGGAAAACTACTGCATGGTGACCACG TTTGCTGTCCTCCTGGCTTTGGTATTCCTTGTTGAAGTAGCAGCAGCGATTGCCGGATACATTTTCAGGGATAAG GTTCAAGATGCATTCAAAGACGCCTTTGTAGATGGTATGGGAAAGTACAACACTTCTGCAGAAGTAATGAGAGGCATTGACGATTTACAGCGTGAA TTCAAATGCTGTGGTGCTGCTAACTATACGGACTGGAAGAGCTATGCGCCTTATAAAGACAGGACTGATGTGCCTGATTCTTGCTGTGTGACTTTCTCTGTTGGCTGTGGCAAAAACATATCCAACATTTATACTACA GGTTGCGCAGGCAGCATAGATTCTTGGTTTAGAACGAATGTGGGCATTGTAGCTGGAGTGGCCCTGGGTATTGCTTTCTTTGAG ctcttGGGGGTAATCTTTGCCTGCTGTTTAATGAAGGGAATCCGCAGTGGATATGAAGTCATGTGA